The Terriglobales bacterium sequence GGTGGCAGAGTCGTGTTTATCCAGATCGACGAAATCGATTGGATCGAGGCGGCAGCAAACTATGTCCGCCTGCACGTTGCCGGAAAGAATGCTTATCTGTTTCGTGAATCGATCGGCAGAATGGCCGACAAGCTCGATCCGTCGCAGTTCATCCGCATTCACCGCTCCTTCATCGTGAACGTCAGCAAGATTAAAGAACTGCAGCCATGCAATAACGGCGAGTTCATGGTCTCGCTGCGAAACGGGAAAGAACTCCCCTGCAGCCGCTTCTACCGCCACGCGCTGGAGTCGCTGTGGAAGGGAACCAAGTAAAAGCCTGTTCACCACGGAGCCACAGAGACACGGAGAATTCTCCTGCTTGTCATTCCGAACGCCTGATTTGGCGGAGGAATCCCTATGGAGCCTACGAGCTTTCCAGTGCGTGAACGTTGAGTTGCCGTTCCTCTATCCAGCATTGACGAGATCCCAGGGCTTCTTTACGGTAAAAAGCACCGGTTCGGACCGATAAAGAGTTGCTCCATGCCTCTCTGGTGAAAAACCACTATGAAATGCGAAGGCTCACGCATCGCTGTGTTTCACCGAGAACCTCAATCGCGACCTCACCATCGCTCTGGCTTTGAATCTCTCCGAATTTCTCTCCCCATTCGACGAGCAAAATCGCACCGGGTTCTGATCGCAGATCGTCGATGGCGAGGGCCATCAACTCGCGGCTTGTATCGATTCGGTACAGATCGATGTGGAAGAGAGTTACATCTGGACCGCGATACTCATGTACTAAGTTGAATGTAGGGCTAGTGACGTTCTCCTCCGGCGCAGCGCGAAAACCTTCAGCGATGCCTTTGACGAGCGTAGTTTTGCCGGCGCCGAGATTGCCGCGAAGAACGACAAGCTGACCCGCATGCAAGGACGCGCTGAGTTCTCGACCGGCAGAAATTGTTTCCTCGGCTGAGTTGGTAATGAATTCGCGCGCAACCTTCACCTGCGCTGCGCTCCGCCCTGAATCCACGTGAACTCGTCGTACTGCTGAATAAGGCGAAACGCCTGCGGGAACGCTGCGATTACGTCTGTCGCCAGCATCGTGCGTTCCGTTTGCGCCGTCAGCGCGCAATCGGCGGCCAAGCCATGCAGATAGACAGCAGCGCGAACCGCGTCGGAAATTTGTTGAGGATACTGCGCGATCATTCCCGCGATCATGCCTGTCAACACATCGCCGCTGCCGCCCTTTGCCAATCCAGGATTGC is a genomic window containing:
- the tsaE gene encoding tRNA (adenosine(37)-N6)-threonylcarbamoyltransferase complex ATPase subunit type 1 TsaE, yielding MDSGRSAAQVKVAREFITNSAEETISAGRELSASLHAGQLVVLRGNLGAGKTTLVKGIAEGFRAAPEENVTSPTFNLVHEYRGPDVTLFHIDLYRIDTSRELMALAIDDLRSEPGAILLVEWGEKFGEIQSQSDGEVAIEVLGETQRCVSLRIS